The Micromonospora sp. NBC_01740 genome includes a window with the following:
- the glpX gene encoding class II fructose-bisphosphatase: protein MTNTRTRIPQDLDRNLALDLVRVTEAAAMAAGRWVGRGDKEGGDGAAVDAMRKLINSIPMRGVVVIGEGEKDNAPMLFNGEHVGDGTGPEVDVAVDPVDGTTLMSKGMPNAVAVLAVSERGAMFDPSAVFYMEKLAVGPAYADVVDINAGVAENLRRIAKVKGTDVSEVTVCVLDRSRHDDLVTQIRRAGAGIRFISDGDIAGSIAAARGESDVDVLMGIGGTPEGIISACALKCMGGAMQAKLWPRDAEEREKALAAGHDLDRVLTTDDLVTGDNCFFVATGVTSGDLLRGVRYRAGGAYTQSIVMRSKSGTIRVIDSYHRLEKLALYSAVDFDGRPLAEQE, encoded by the coding sequence ATGACGAACACCAGGACGCGGATCCCACAGGATCTCGACCGCAACCTCGCCCTCGACCTGGTCCGGGTCACCGAGGCCGCGGCGATGGCCGCCGGTCGCTGGGTCGGTCGGGGCGACAAGGAGGGCGGCGACGGAGCCGCCGTCGACGCGATGCGCAAGCTGATCAACTCGATCCCCATGCGGGGCGTCGTGGTGATCGGCGAGGGTGAGAAGGACAACGCCCCGATGCTCTTCAACGGCGAGCACGTCGGCGACGGCACCGGCCCGGAGGTGGACGTCGCCGTCGACCCGGTCGACGGCACCACGCTGATGAGCAAGGGCATGCCGAACGCGGTGGCGGTGCTCGCCGTCTCCGAGCGGGGCGCGATGTTCGATCCGAGCGCGGTCTTCTACATGGAGAAGCTCGCCGTCGGCCCGGCCTACGCCGACGTGGTGGACATCAACGCCGGGGTGGCCGAGAACCTGCGCCGGATCGCCAAGGTCAAGGGCACCGACGTCTCCGAGGTCACGGTCTGCGTGCTGGACCGCAGCCGCCACGACGACCTGGTCACGCAGATCCGCCGGGCCGGGGCGGGCATCCGGTTCATCTCCGACGGCGACATCGCCGGTTCCATCGCGGCGGCCCGGGGCGAGTCCGACGTCGACGTGCTGATGGGCATCGGCGGCACCCCGGAGGGCATCATCTCCGCCTGCGCGCTGAAGTGCATGGGCGGGGCGATGCAGGCCAAGCTCTGGCCGCGCGACGCCGAGGAGCGGGAGAAGGCGCTCGCCGCCGGGCACGACCTGGACCGGGTGCTCACGACCGACGACCTCGTCACCGGGGACAACTGCTTCTTCGTGGCCACCGGCGTCACCTCGGGCGACCTGCTGCGGGGCGTCCGCTACCGGGCCGGGGGCGCGTACACGCAGTCGATCGTCATGCGCTCGAAGAGCGGCACGATCCGGGTGATCGACTCGTACCACCGGCTGGAGAAGCTCGCGCTCTACTCGGCCGTCGACTTCGACGGCCGCCCGCTGGCCGAGCAGGAGTGA
- a CDS encoding DUF4245 domain-containing protein, whose product MEAAQPAERVPADSTPPDGQPPVAPTRAAAVPEGEPALVEPAGAPGVAPPDGGAETGERPAPPPAVDTRKSERSPKDMAISLLVLLIPIALLLAFYRGFLGGDQPTTVDPAPALESARAANAFPVSEPAGLDDGWRTVSANFQTVEGGSSLRLGYLTPEGRAAQLVQSSVPPERLLPTELTAEGQPQGQTDLGGRSWQRYTARGNEQALVLLEPNRTVIVVGDARDNELRHLASAIR is encoded by the coding sequence GTGGAAGCCGCACAGCCTGCCGAACGCGTACCCGCCGACTCGACGCCGCCGGACGGCCAGCCGCCGGTCGCCCCGACCCGGGCCGCCGCCGTACCGGAAGGGGAGCCGGCGCTGGTCGAACCCGCCGGCGCCCCCGGGGTGGCCCCGCCCGACGGCGGGGCGGAGACGGGCGAGCGGCCCGCGCCGCCGCCGGCGGTCGACACCCGCAAGTCGGAGCGCTCGCCGAAGGACATGGCGATCTCGCTGCTCGTGCTGCTGATCCCGATCGCCCTGCTGCTCGCCTTCTACCGGGGGTTCCTCGGCGGCGACCAGCCGACGACCGTCGACCCGGCGCCCGCCCTCGAATCGGCGCGGGCCGCCAACGCCTTCCCGGTCAGCGAGCCGGCGGGGCTGGACGACGGCTGGCGCACCGTCAGCGCGAACTTCCAGACCGTCGAAGGCGGGTCGAGCCTCCGCCTCGGCTACCTCACCCCGGAGGGGCGGGCCGCCCAGTTGGTGCAGAGCAGCGTGCCTCCGGAGCGGCTGCTGCCCACCGAGCTGACCGCCGAGGGGCAACCGCAGGGCCAGACGGACCTGGGCGGGCGTTCCTGGCAGCGGTACACCGCCCGCGGCAACGAACAGGCCCTGGTCCTGCTCGAACCGAACCGGACCGTGATCGTGGTCGGCGACGCCCGGGACAACGAACTGCGGCACCTGGCCTCGGCGATCCGGTAG
- a CDS encoding exodeoxyribonuclease VII small subunit, translating to MTDEKKAEQLSYEQARAELASVVERLETGGTTLEESLALWERGEKLAETCQRWLDGARARIDAARQDPAS from the coding sequence ATGACTGACGAGAAGAAGGCCGAACAGCTCAGCTACGAGCAGGCCCGCGCCGAGCTGGCGTCGGTGGTCGAGCGGCTGGAGACCGGCGGCACCACGCTGGAGGAGTCACTGGCGCTCTGGGAGCGCGGCGAGAAGCTCGCCGAGACCTGCCAGCGCTGGCTGGACGGCGCCCGCGCCCGCATCGACGCCGCCCGCCAGGACCCCGCCTCCTGA
- the xseA gene encoding exodeoxyribonuclease VII large subunit: protein MVSQKVGAWIARLGWVWVDGQVAQISRRPGASTVFLTLRDPSADLSLTVTTNRDVLDVGAPELREGARVVLHAKPEFYAARGTLSLRADEIRQVGLGELLARLEKLKKLLAAEGLFDRARKRRPPFLPNRVGLITGRASAAERDVLTNARRRWPAVEFRTVNVAVQGPSAVPQIVDALKVLDADPTVDVIVIARGGGGIEDLLPFSDEALCRAVFACRTPVVSAIGHETDAPLVDYVADVRASTPTDAAKRVVPDLTEEVRVIRQARHRLERAVRNLVDRESHRLDGLRSRPVLARPQVMVDQRLADLTGLRQRAGRCLDHRLAAADDDLRHTLARLRALSPAATLDRGYAIVQRADGQVLRAASEVGKGDPLRVRLAEGELAATVDG from the coding sequence GTGGTCAGCCAGAAGGTCGGCGCCTGGATCGCCCGGCTGGGCTGGGTGTGGGTGGACGGGCAGGTGGCGCAGATCAGCCGCCGACCGGGCGCCAGCACCGTCTTCCTCACGCTGCGGGACCCGTCGGCCGACCTGAGCCTGACGGTCACCACCAACCGGGACGTCCTGGACGTCGGCGCCCCTGAGCTGCGCGAGGGCGCCCGGGTGGTGCTGCACGCCAAGCCGGAGTTCTACGCGGCCCGGGGCACGCTGAGCCTGCGCGCCGACGAGATCCGGCAGGTCGGCCTCGGCGAGCTGCTGGCCCGGCTGGAGAAGCTGAAGAAGCTGCTCGCGGCCGAGGGGCTGTTCGACCGGGCGCGCAAGCGCCGGCCGCCGTTCCTGCCCAACCGGGTGGGGTTGATCACGGGTCGCGCCTCGGCCGCCGAACGGGACGTGCTGACCAACGCCCGCCGGCGCTGGCCGGCGGTGGAGTTCCGCACGGTCAACGTGGCCGTGCAGGGGCCGAGTGCCGTCCCGCAGATCGTCGACGCGCTCAAGGTGCTGGACGCCGACCCGACCGTCGACGTGATCGTCATCGCCCGGGGCGGGGGCGGCATCGAGGACCTGCTGCCCTTCTCCGACGAGGCGCTCTGCCGGGCCGTCTTCGCCTGCCGCACGCCGGTGGTCAGTGCGATCGGCCACGAGACCGACGCGCCGTTGGTCGACTACGTCGCCGACGTACGGGCCTCGACGCCGACCGACGCCGCCAAGCGCGTGGTCCCGGACCTCACCGAGGAGGTGCGCGTCATCCGGCAGGCCCGGCACCGCCTCGAACGCGCGGTGCGCAACCTGGTGGACCGCGAGTCGCACCGGCTCGACGGTCTGCGCTCCCGACCGGTGCTGGCCCGCCCGCAGGTGATGGTCGACCAGCGGCTCGCCGACCTGACCGGGCTGCGCCAGCGGGCGGGGCGCTGCCTGGACCACCGGCTCGCCGCCGCCGACGACGACCTGCGGCACACCCTGGCCCGGCTGCGCGCCCTCTCCCCCGCCGCCACCCTCGACCGGGGCTACGCGATCGTCCAGCGTGCCGACGGCCAGGTCCTGCGCGCCGCGTCCGAGGTGGGCAAGGGCGACCCGCTCCGGGTACGCCTCGCCGAGGGCGAACTGGCGGCGACGGTCGACGGCTGA
- a CDS encoding 4-hydroxy-3-methylbut-2-enyl diphosphate reductase, with translation MTQAEVTSRTGKRVILAKPRGYCAGVDRAVQTVEEALKLYGAPIYVRKQIVHNKHVVQTLEAQGAIFVEENEEVPEGATVIFSAHGVAPEVYEQARTRSLRAIDATCPLVTKVHQEAKRFAAEDYDILLIGHEGHEEVIGTSGEAPEHIQLVDGPEDADRITVRDPNKVVWLSQTTLSVDETLETVARLKKRLPMLQSPPSDDICYATSNRQHVVKEIAPECDVMIVVGSANSSNSVRLVEVALDAGARAGHLVDFAHEIDDAWLEGARTVGLTSGASVPDQLVQEVLAHLAARGFTDVDEVVTANERLTFSLPQELKRDMKAAAAARG, from the coding sequence GTGACTCAGGCTGAAGTGACGTCCCGGACCGGCAAGCGCGTGATCCTGGCCAAGCCCCGCGGCTACTGTGCGGGCGTGGACCGCGCGGTGCAGACCGTGGAGGAGGCACTCAAGCTCTACGGCGCCCCGATCTACGTACGCAAGCAGATCGTGCACAACAAGCACGTCGTGCAGACGCTGGAGGCCCAAGGCGCGATCTTCGTGGAGGAGAACGAGGAGGTGCCGGAGGGCGCCACCGTCATCTTCTCCGCGCACGGGGTGGCCCCGGAGGTCTACGAGCAGGCCCGGACCCGCTCGCTGCGGGCGATCGACGCGACCTGCCCGCTGGTCACCAAGGTGCACCAGGAGGCGAAGCGGTTCGCCGCCGAGGACTACGACATCCTGCTCATCGGCCACGAGGGGCACGAGGAGGTCATCGGCACCTCCGGCGAGGCCCCCGAGCACATCCAGCTCGTGGACGGTCCCGAGGACGCCGACCGGATCACCGTCCGCGACCCGAACAAGGTCGTCTGGCTCTCCCAGACCACCCTCTCGGTCGACGAGACGCTGGAGACGGTGGCCCGGCTCAAGAAGCGGCTGCCCATGCTCCAGTCGCCGCCCAGCGACGACATCTGCTACGCCACCTCCAACCGGCAGCACGTGGTCAAGGAGATCGCGCCCGAGTGCGACGTGATGATCGTCGTCGGCTCGGCCAACTCCTCCAACTCCGTACGCCTCGTCGAGGTCGCCCTGGACGCCGGGGCGCGCGCCGGTCACCTCGTCGACTTCGCGCACGAGATCGACGACGCGTGGCTGGAGGGAGCGCGCACGGTCGGCCTGACCTCGGGCGCCAGCGTTCCCGACCAGCTCGTCCAGGAGGTCCTCGCCCACCTCGCCGCGCGTGGCTTCACCGACGTCGACGAGGTGGTGACCGCCAACGAGCGGTTGACCTTCTCGCTGCCGCAGGAGCTCAAGCGGGACATGAAGGCCGCCGCCGCGGCCCGTGGCTGA
- a CDS encoding S8 family serine peptidase, with protein sequence MSKPRNLSRRTSAALFASVVAASAVTVAGGAATASAAPTAAPDASQATPVEALGSHDAKLLAEAEAKKAPTVTLIVATKKGEAKDVAADLKNLGAAVTERYDSIGYVLAKVPTSKVVKAATLPGVSAVDLDETIQLPDPTPEVAPSGKKAAKQAAALPGPGADTRAANPYMPTNEIGAVDFVAKNPQWDGRGVTIGIMDSGVDLGHPALQKTTTGERKIVDWVTATDPFEDATWRPMLTEVTGPTFTSGGATWKAPAGTYRFNRFSESITAASDPAGDVNRDGDRTDTFGILYDPATHNIWVDVNQNNDFTDDALMRPYKEKFDVGHFGTDNPATPVVERIPFVVEYREDVDTAPIGGPGLVDYVNIGIVESTHGTHVAGITAANDMLGNGAFDGAAPGAKLVSARACSWGGGCTYAALTTGMADLVINRKVDVVNMSIGGLPALNDGNNARAELYNNLITTYGVQMFISAGNSGPGLNTIGDPSVAANVVSVAASISKDTWLANYGSAVKTKNALFNFSSRGPREDGGIKPNIAAPGSAISTAPTWQPGNAVPEAGYPLPPGYAMLNGTSMASPQAAGAAALLLSAAKATDKGVTPAALRRAIYSSAKPIKDVPTYGQGNGMFDVPGAWKLLRKGVETRSYTSEAPVCTVLSGQLGTPNLGTGLYNRCASTEGGQRIGQSKSYQVKVTRTSGPAGTVKHNVGLRGNDGTFTAPKAVSLPLNKTVTVSVTAKPATAGAHGAIMTIDDPATSVIDFEVSTVVVASNDVKKPNFSFSTEGSVDRNGFTSYFVTVPPGTGALQVNLSGIATGSQTRFIAFNPYGVPVESTSSLACYTNFSDANACKPQERDYQNPIAGVWEIEVESRRTSPSLNNPFQLTARVQGVAVEPAVVELPSVTAGAATPVTWSLTNTFGPVAVTGQGGPLSSVHAERPTITEGTSQEYTVEVPAGATRFTARIGNPASAAADLDLYVFRGTAEVGRAADGDSEEAVTINNPPAGTYRVVVEGYAVDGAGGSTAYDYRDSFSAAALGTLSAPATPLNLAHGATATLTGTVTAQSTPVAGRALFGELSVVTTEGAVVGRGAVSIGAVN encoded by the coding sequence GTGAGCAAACCCCGAAACCTGAGCCGGCGGACCTCCGCCGCGCTCTTCGCGTCGGTCGTGGCGGCCAGCGCGGTGACGGTGGCCGGTGGTGCCGCCACCGCGAGCGCCGCGCCGACCGCCGCACCCGACGCGTCCCAGGCCACCCCTGTGGAGGCGCTGGGCTCGCACGACGCCAAGCTGCTCGCCGAGGCGGAGGCGAAGAAGGCCCCGACCGTCACCCTGATCGTGGCCACCAAGAAGGGCGAGGCGAAGGACGTCGCCGCCGACCTCAAGAACCTGGGCGCGGCCGTCACCGAGCGGTACGACAGCATCGGCTACGTCCTGGCCAAGGTCCCCACCTCCAAGGTGGTCAAGGCGGCCACGCTGCCCGGCGTCTCCGCCGTCGACCTGGACGAGACCATCCAGCTGCCCGACCCGACGCCCGAGGTCGCCCCCTCCGGCAAGAAGGCGGCGAAGCAGGCGGCGGCCCTGCCCGGCCCCGGGGCCGACACCCGGGCCGCCAACCCCTACATGCCGACCAACGAGATCGGCGCGGTCGACTTCGTCGCCAAGAACCCCCAGTGGGACGGCCGCGGCGTCACGATCGGCATCATGGACTCCGGTGTGGACCTCGGTCACCCGGCGCTGCAGAAGACCACCACGGGCGAGCGGAAGATCGTCGACTGGGTGACCGCGACGGACCCGTTCGAGGACGCCACCTGGCGCCCGATGCTCACCGAGGTCACCGGTCCGACGTTCACCTCCGGCGGCGCGACCTGGAAGGCCCCGGCGGGCACCTACCGGTTCAACCGGTTCAGCGAGTCGATCACGGCCGCCAGCGACCCGGCGGGTGACGTCAACCGCGACGGGGACCGGACCGACACGTTCGGCATCCTCTACGACCCGGCCACCCACAACATCTGGGTGGACGTCAACCAGAACAACGACTTCACCGACGACGCCCTGATGCGGCCGTACAAGGAGAAGTTCGACGTCGGGCACTTCGGCACCGACAACCCGGCCACCCCGGTGGTCGAGCGGATCCCGTTCGTGGTCGAGTACCGCGAGGACGTGGACACCGCCCCCATCGGCGGTCCCGGCCTGGTGGACTACGTCAACATCGGCATCGTCGAGAGCACCCACGGCACCCACGTCGCCGGCATCACCGCCGCCAACGACATGCTCGGCAACGGCGCCTTCGACGGTGCCGCGCCCGGTGCCAAGCTGGTCTCCGCCCGGGCCTGCTCGTGGGGTGGCGGCTGCACCTACGCCGCCCTCACCACCGGCATGGCCGACCTGGTGATCAACCGCAAGGTCGACGTGGTCAACATGTCGATCGGCGGTCTGCCGGCGCTGAACGACGGCAACAACGCCCGCGCCGAACTGTACAACAACCTGATCACCACCTACGGCGTGCAGATGTTCATCTCGGCCGGCAACTCCGGCCCGGGCCTGAACACCATCGGCGACCCGTCGGTGGCCGCCAACGTGGTCAGCGTCGCGGCGAGCATCAGCAAGGACACCTGGCTGGCCAACTACGGCTCCGCGGTGAAGACGAAGAACGCGCTGTTCAACTTCTCCTCCCGGGGCCCGCGTGAGGACGGCGGCATCAAGCCGAACATCGCCGCCCCCGGCTCGGCCATCTCCACCGCCCCGACCTGGCAGCCCGGCAACGCCGTCCCCGAGGCCGGCTACCCGCTGCCCCCGGGCTACGCGATGCTGAACGGCACCTCGATGGCCTCCCCGCAGGCCGCCGGCGCCGCCGCGCTGCTGCTGTCGGCCGCCAAGGCGACCGACAAGGGCGTCACCCCGGCCGCGCTGCGCCGGGCGATCTACAGCTCGGCCAAGCCGATCAAGGACGTCCCGACGTACGGCCAGGGCAACGGCATGTTCGACGTGCCGGGCGCGTGGAAGCTGCTGCGCAAGGGCGTGGAGACGCGCTCCTACACCTCCGAGGCGCCGGTCTGCACCGTCCTGTCCGGTCAGCTGGGCACCCCGAACCTGGGCACCGGCCTCTACAACCGTTGCGCCTCCACCGAGGGTGGGCAGCGGATCGGCCAGTCGAAGAGCTACCAGGTCAAGGTCACCCGTACCAGCGGGCCGGCCGGCACCGTGAAGCACAACGTGGGTCTGCGTGGCAACGACGGCACCTTCACGGCGCCGAAGGCCGTCTCGCTCCCGCTGAACAAGACCGTCACCGTCTCGGTGACCGCCAAGCCCGCCACCGCTGGCGCGCACGGCGCGATCATGACGATCGACGACCCGGCCACCTCGGTGATCGACTTCGAGGTCTCCACCGTCGTCGTCGCCTCGAACGACGTGAAGAAGCCGAACTTCTCCTTCTCGACCGAGGGCTCGGTCGACCGGAACGGCTTCACCTCGTACTTCGTGACGGTTCCGCCGGGCACGGGCGCCCTCCAGGTGAACCTCTCCGGCATCGCCACCGGTTCGCAGACCCGGTTCATCGCGTTCAACCCGTACGGCGTTCCGGTGGAGAGCACCTCCAGCCTCGCCTGCTACACCAACTTCTCCGACGCCAACGCCTGCAAGCCGCAGGAGCGCGACTACCAGAACCCGATCGCCGGGGTCTGGGAGATCGAGGTGGAGTCCCGTCGGACCTCGCCGTCGCTGAACAACCCGTTCCAGCTCACGGCGCGGGTGCAGGGTGTCGCGGTCGAGCCGGCCGTGGTCGAGCTGCCGTCGGTCACCGCCGGTGCGGCGACCCCGGTGACCTGGTCGCTGACCAACACCTTCGGCCCGGTCGCGGTGACCGGTCAGGGCGGCCCGCTCTCCAGCGTCCACGCTGAGCGGCCCACCATCACCGAGGGCACGTCGCAGGAGTACACCGTGGAGGTGCCGGCGGGCGCGACCCGCTTCACCGCCCGGATCGGCAACCCGGCCAGCGCCGCGGCCGACCTCGACCTCTACGTCTTCCGCGGTACCGCGGAGGTTGGTCGGGCCGCCGACGGCGACTCCGAGGAGGCTGTGACCATCAACAACCCGCCGGCGGGCACCTACCGGGTGGTCGTCGAGGGCTACGCGGTGGACGGGGCCGGTGGCAGCACCGCCTACGACTACCGGGACTCGTTCTCCGCGGCGGCGCTGGGCACCCTCTCGGCGCCCGCCACCCCGCTCAACCTGGCCCACGGCGCCACCGCCACCCTCACCGGTACGGTGACCGCCCAGTCCACCCCGGTCGCCGGTCGGGCGCTCTTCGGTGAGCTGTCCGTGGTGACCACCGAGGGCGCGGTCGTCGGCCGCGGTGCCGTCTCCATCGGCGCCGTGAACTGA
- a CDS encoding DNA recombination protein RmuC: MDFSTLAVVIVCLSAGGAAGWYAARTRSATEIARLDATLRATREGEGRLEQSMRALSYEATAQSQEAVARAVAPLHDTLRRYEQRVAELEHDRIDAYAELREQVRSMSTVSGELRTETKQLVAALRAPQVRGRWGEHQLRRIVEAAGMLEHCDFSEQVTAATDHQGVRPDLVVRLHGGRSVVVDAKAPFDAYLTAMEARDERGRDTHLDAHAKHLRGHVDALAAKTYWAAFDSTPEFVVLFVPADPFLDVALQRDPTLLEHAFARNVVLATPATLVALLRTVAYSWRQEALARNAVAVHSLARELYGRLSTLGEHVGKLGSSLGGAVTAYNRAVGSLEARVLVSARKLAELGVSDQELAAPAQVELAPRQPQAPELLGNAEAGAPSGRSALD; the protein is encoded by the coding sequence GTGGACTTCTCGACGCTGGCCGTGGTGATCGTCTGCCTCTCCGCCGGGGGCGCGGCGGGCTGGTACGCCGCCCGGACCCGCTCGGCGACCGAGATCGCCCGGCTGGACGCCACGCTGCGGGCCACCCGGGAGGGCGAGGGCCGGCTCGAACAGTCCATGCGGGCGCTGAGCTACGAGGCCACCGCGCAGTCCCAGGAGGCGGTGGCCCGCGCCGTCGCCCCGCTGCACGACACGCTGCGCCGCTACGAGCAGCGCGTCGCCGAACTGGAGCACGACCGGATCGACGCGTACGCCGAGCTGCGCGAGCAGGTCCGCTCCATGAGCACGGTCTCGGGCGAGCTGCGTACGGAGACGAAGCAGCTGGTGGCGGCCCTGCGCGCACCCCAGGTGCGGGGCCGCTGGGGCGAGCACCAGTTGCGCCGGATCGTAGAGGCGGCCGGCATGCTGGAGCACTGCGACTTCTCGGAGCAGGTCACCGCCGCCACCGACCACCAGGGGGTCCGCCCCGACCTGGTGGTCCGGCTGCACGGTGGCCGGTCGGTGGTGGTGGACGCCAAGGCGCCGTTCGACGCCTACCTGACGGCGATGGAGGCCCGCGACGAGCGGGGCCGCGACACCCACCTCGACGCGCACGCCAAGCACCTGCGCGGACACGTGGACGCGCTGGCCGCCAAGACCTACTGGGCCGCGTTCGACAGCACGCCGGAGTTCGTGGTGCTCTTCGTGCCGGCCGACCCGTTCCTCGACGTCGCGCTGCAACGCGACCCGACGCTGCTGGAGCACGCGTTCGCCCGCAACGTGGTGCTGGCGACCCCGGCCACCCTGGTCGCACTGCTGCGTACGGTCGCCTACTCGTGGCGGCAGGAGGCGCTGGCGCGCAACGCGGTCGCGGTGCACTCGCTGGCCCGGGAGCTCTACGGGCGACTGTCGACCCTGGGTGAGCACGTCGGCAAGCTCGGCTCGTCGCTCGGCGGCGCGGTGACCGCGTACAACCGGGCCGTGGGGTCGTTGGAGGCGCGCGTGCTGGTCAGCGCCCGCAAGCTCGCCGAGCTCGGGGTCTCCGACCAGGAGCTGGCCGCGCCGGCGCAGGTCGAGCTGGCGCCCCGTCAGCCGCAGGCCCCGGAGCTTCTCGGAAACGCTGAGGCCGGGGCGCCGAGCGGTCGGTCGGCACTGGACTGA